From Corvus cornix cornix isolate S_Up_H32 chromosome 1A, ASM73873v5, whole genome shotgun sequence, a single genomic window includes:
- the DUSP6 gene encoding dual specificity protein phosphatase 6, with protein sequence MLDTFRPVPFASEMAISKSVAWLNEQLEMGNDRLLLMDCRPQELYESSHIETAINVAIPGIMLRRLQKGNLPLRSLVASSEEDRERFARRCGTDTVVLYDEHSRDWNENTGGESVLGLLLKRLKDEGCKAFYLEGGFSKFQAEFALHCETNLDSSCSSSSPPLPVLGLGGLRISSDSSSDIESDIDRDPNSATDSDGSPLSNNQPSFPVEILPYLYLGCAKDSTNLDVLEEFGIKYILNVTPNLPNLFENAGEFKYKQIPISDHWSQNLSQFFPEAISFIDEARGKNCGVLVHCLAGISRSVTVTVAYLMQKLNLSMNDAYDIVKMKKSNISPNFNFMGQLLDFERTLGLSSPCDNRVPNQQLYFTTPSNQNVFQVDSLQST encoded by the exons ATGCTAGATACGTTCAGACCCGTCCCTTTCGCGTCGGAAATGGCGATTAGTAAATCCGTGGCGTGGTTGAACGAGCAGCTGGAGATGGGCAACGACCGGCTACTGCTGATGGACTGTCGGCCGCAGGAGTTGTACGAGTCGTCCCACATCGAGACGGCCATCAATGTGGCCATCCCCGGCATCATGCTGCGGCGGCTGCAGAAGGGCAACCTGCCCCTGCGGTCCCTCGTCGCCAGCAGCGAGGAAGACCGGGAGCGCTTCGCCCGCCGGTGTGGCACCGACACCGTAGTGCTGTACGACGAGCACAGCCGCGACTGGAACGAGAACACGGGTGGCGAGTccgtgctggggctgctcctcaAGCGCCTCAAAGATGAAGGCTGCAAGGCATTTTATCTGGAAG gTGGTTTTAGCAAGTTCCAGGCCGAGTTCGCCTTGCACTGTGAAACTAACCTAGACAGTTCGTGTAGCAGCAGCTCTCCTCCTTTGCCAGTCCTGGGCTTGGGAGGCCTCCGAATCAGCTCCGATTCATCATCTGACATTGAATCTGACATTGACAGAGACCCCAACAGTGCCACCGACTCCGATGGCAGCCCTCTCTCCAACAACCAGCCTTCCTTTCCGGTGGAGATTTTACCCTACCTCTACTTAGGCTGTGCCAAGGACTCCACTAATTTGGACGTTTTAGAAGAGTTCGGCATTAAATACATCTTGAATGTTACTCCTAACCTGCCTAATCTCTTTGAAAACGCCGGTGAATTCAAGTACAAACAGATTCCCATCTCTGACCACTGGAGCCAAAACCTGTCTCAGTTCTTTCCTGAGGCCATCTCCTTTATAG ATGAAGCACGGGGGAAGAACTGCGGTGTCCTGGTGCATTGCTTAGCAGGGATCAGCCGCTCGGTCACAGTGACGGTGGCCTACCTCATGCAGAAGCTGAACTTGTCAATGAACGATGCCTATGATATTGTCAAGATGAAGAAGTCCAACATTTCGCCCAACTTCAACTTCATGGGTCAGCTGCTGGACTTTGAGCGGACTCTGGGACTGAGCAGCCCCTGTGACAATCGAGTGCCGAACCAGCAGCTGTACTTCACCACCCCTTCCAACCAGAACGTCTTCCAGGTGGATTCCTTGCAGTCCACGTGA